From Portunus trituberculatus isolate SZX2019 chromosome 50, ASM1759143v1, whole genome shotgun sequence, the proteins below share one genomic window:
- the LOC123499991 gene encoding uncharacterized protein KIAA1143 homolog — protein sequence MAKWTGKKVNVAFSKPDEPSFLKKFKERVGYKEDHGLSEKFAVMPDATADDLADQDDELPQVVSLRTGDLTQEEVERLRSEGKLDDLFGDKVEGEVQGPKQRHEVEGDEAPPDGKIIFRKPTKRSSDEAQGKDGKKLKGEKSEEPSESKSKRVKKKGVQNKKLLSFNEDEEDEDY from the exons ATGGCTAAGTGGACCGGGAAGAAGGTGAATGTTGCATTTTCAAAACCTGACGAGCCATCATTCCTCAAGAAATTCAAGGAGAGAGTGGGCTACAAGGAGGACCATGGCTTGTCAGAGAAG TTTGCAGTGATGCCGGATGCAACAGCAGATGATCTTGCTGACCAAGATGATGAGTTGCCCCAg GTAGTCAGTCTCCGGACAGGGGACTTGAcgcaagaagaagtggaaagaTTACGCTCAGAAGGAAAGCTGGATGATCTCTTTGGGGACAAAGTTGAGGGTGAGGTCCAGGGGCCAAAGCAGAGACATGAAG TTGAAGGTGACGAAGCACCACCGGATGGAAAAATCATCTTCCGCAAGCCAACCAAACGCAGCAGTGATGAAGCACAAGGGAAGGACGGAAAGAAGCTAAAAGGTGAAAAATCTGAGGAACCATCAGAAAGTAAatcaaaaagagtgaaaaagaaaggtgttCAAAATAAGAAACTCTTGTCATttaatgaagatgaggaagatgaagattatTAA
- the LOC123499509 gene encoding formin-1-like isoform X2, which translates to MYRNMITHKERPVGKTVNHQDQEQQGKRGRKESVGGVSVSDRKTLHIVGCHQYVSPSVSEWLIPVNLKVKASPTHQCLLNGVLKPNMDATEGTSSKGGIPLLYPSTPYALHPGLYMYPPNPMPYVIPPPPVPPPPPPPPVCLPPHAAMKGHDLYFSGQHGAPRGPGMGSVRGPWSYQGQPLVEGTLDHGPYMMPPMPALFLGTPYSYYPPHYAPPVPQHPMHQRETIPRSKIISIEDVTDTETEEESNNKSSDGNISLSLDNKLQCDEDGSKTNEPNCLKDKDSRYKKKIFQENVNEKKDLTESTHEKKNLSSAKLTNVASKETAKSVSTRNKTVLSDCGTYKKKERKENNDKVFTTRDKARNLYGFGLYEETDEDDKGPTSGKSQTTEKMREHLRLKDSRTHQMQVKGVITEVHCSMGKLRLQSGKEYYFSPNLCFLYGVSLADLELWHVLIEGQQVKVTLNDINSELPKVTRITVEEEDCDSDPDATTLNIQQWCSSNCVPEEATVKLIQQVKGLH; encoded by the exons ATGTACAGAAATATgatcacacacaaagaaagacccGTTGGAAAGACAGTAAATCACCAAGATCAAGAGCAgcaggggaagagggggaggaaggaaagtgtgggtggtgttagtgttagtgacAGGAAAACACTGCACATTGTTGGCTGTCATCAATATGTGAGCCCTTCAGTGTCTGAGTGGCTAATACCTGTGAATCTCAAAGTGAAAGCATCCCCCACACACCAG TGCCTTCTTAATGGTGTACTAAAACCCAACATGGATGCCACAGAAGGTACATCTTCCAAGGGGGGCATCCCTCTCCTGTATCCCTCCACACCCTATGCCTTGCATCCAGGCCTGTACATGTACCCACCAAACCCAATGCCTTAtgttataccaccaccaccagtgccaccaccaccaccaccaccaccagtgtgcCTACCTCCACATGCTGCAATGAAGGGGCATGATTTGTACTTCTCAGGACAGCATGGTGCACCAAGAGGACCTGGCATGGGGAGTGTCAGGGGGCCCTGGTCTTATCAGGGCCAGCCACTAGTGGAGGGAACACTTGATCATGGGCCTTACATGATGCCTCCCATGCCAGCACTCTTCCTAGGCACACCATACTCCTATTATCCTCCTCACTATGCCCCACCTGTTCCTCAGCATCCCATGCACCAAAGAGAGACCATACCAAGAAGTAAGATTATCTCCATTGAGGATGTCACCGACACtgagacagaagaggaaagtaatAACAAGTCAAGTGATGGTAACATTTCTCTATCACTGGATAACAAGTTACAGTGTGATGAAGATGGAAGCAAAACAAATGAACCAAATTGCTTAAAAGATAAGGATtcaagatataaaaagaaaatatttcaagaaaatgtaaatgaaaagaaagacttAACAGAGTCAACTCATGAGAAAAAGAATCTCTCTTCAGCAAAGCTTACAAATGTTGCATCTAAGGAGACAGCCAAGTCAGTCAGTACTAGGAATAAAACTGTACTGAGTGATTGTGGaacttataaaaagaaagaaagaaaggaaaataatgataaagtttTCACAACTAGGGACAAGGCAAGAAATTTATATGGCTTTGGTTTGTATGAAGAGACAGATGAGGATGACAAAGGACCTACCTCTGGTAAGTCCCAGACCACAGAGAAAATGAGGGAGCATTTAAGATTGAAGG ATAGCAGAACACATCAGATGCAGGTTAAAGGAGTCATAACAGAGGTTCACTGCAGCATGGGTAAGCTACGGCTGCAGAGTGGCAAGGAGTACTATTTCTCCCCTAACCTATGCTTCCTCTATGGCGTTAGTCTGGCTGACTTGGAACTGTGGCATGTATTGATAGAAG GACAGCAAGTGAAAGTCACACTAAATGATATCAACTCGGAGCTCCCCAAAGTTACTCGGATCACAGTAGAAGAAGAGGACTGTGATTCTGACCCAGATGCCACAACCCTCAACATCCAGCAGTGGTGCTCAAGCAATTGTGTCCCAGAGGAAGCTACAGTGAAACTG
- the LOC123499509 gene encoding formin-1-like isoform X1, translating into MYRNMITHKERPVGKTVNHQDQEQQGKRGRKESVGGVSVSDRKTLHIVGCHQYVSPSVSEWLIPVNLKVKASPTHQKCLLNGVLKPNMDATEGTSSKGGIPLLYPSTPYALHPGLYMYPPNPMPYVIPPPPVPPPPPPPPVCLPPHAAMKGHDLYFSGQHGAPRGPGMGSVRGPWSYQGQPLVEGTLDHGPYMMPPMPALFLGTPYSYYPPHYAPPVPQHPMHQRETIPRSKIISIEDVTDTETEEESNNKSSDGNISLSLDNKLQCDEDGSKTNEPNCLKDKDSRYKKKIFQENVNEKKDLTESTHEKKNLSSAKLTNVASKETAKSVSTRNKTVLSDCGTYKKKERKENNDKVFTTRDKARNLYGFGLYEETDEDDKGPTSGKSQTTEKMREHLRLKDSRTHQMQVKGVITEVHCSMGKLRLQSGKEYYFSPNLCFLYGVSLADLELWHVLIEGQQVKVTLNDINSELPKVTRITVEEEDCDSDPDATTLNIQQWCSSNCVPEEATVKLIQQVKGLH; encoded by the exons ATGTACAGAAATATgatcacacacaaagaaagacccGTTGGAAAGACAGTAAATCACCAAGATCAAGAGCAgcaggggaagagggggaggaaggaaagtgtgggtggtgttagtgttagtgacAGGAAAACACTGCACATTGTTGGCTGTCATCAATATGTGAGCCCTTCAGTGTCTGAGTGGCTAATACCTGTGAATCTCAAAGTGAAAGCATCCCCCACACACCAG AAGTGCCTTCTTAATGGTGTACTAAAACCCAACATGGATGCCACAGAAGGTACATCTTCCAAGGGGGGCATCCCTCTCCTGTATCCCTCCACACCCTATGCCTTGCATCCAGGCCTGTACATGTACCCACCAAACCCAATGCCTTAtgttataccaccaccaccagtgccaccaccaccaccaccaccaccagtgtgcCTACCTCCACATGCTGCAATGAAGGGGCATGATTTGTACTTCTCAGGACAGCATGGTGCACCAAGAGGACCTGGCATGGGGAGTGTCAGGGGGCCCTGGTCTTATCAGGGCCAGCCACTAGTGGAGGGAACACTTGATCATGGGCCTTACATGATGCCTCCCATGCCAGCACTCTTCCTAGGCACACCATACTCCTATTATCCTCCTCACTATGCCCCACCTGTTCCTCAGCATCCCATGCACCAAAGAGAGACCATACCAAGAAGTAAGATTATCTCCATTGAGGATGTCACCGACACtgagacagaagaggaaagtaatAACAAGTCAAGTGATGGTAACATTTCTCTATCACTGGATAACAAGTTACAGTGTGATGAAGATGGAAGCAAAACAAATGAACCAAATTGCTTAAAAGATAAGGATtcaagatataaaaagaaaatatttcaagaaaatgtaaatgaaaagaaagacttAACAGAGTCAACTCATGAGAAAAAGAATCTCTCTTCAGCAAAGCTTACAAATGTTGCATCTAAGGAGACAGCCAAGTCAGTCAGTACTAGGAATAAAACTGTACTGAGTGATTGTGGaacttataaaaagaaagaaagaaaggaaaataatgataaagtttTCACAACTAGGGACAAGGCAAGAAATTTATATGGCTTTGGTTTGTATGAAGAGACAGATGAGGATGACAAAGGACCTACCTCTGGTAAGTCCCAGACCACAGAGAAAATGAGGGAGCATTTAAGATTGAAGG ATAGCAGAACACATCAGATGCAGGTTAAAGGAGTCATAACAGAGGTTCACTGCAGCATGGGTAAGCTACGGCTGCAGAGTGGCAAGGAGTACTATTTCTCCCCTAACCTATGCTTCCTCTATGGCGTTAGTCTGGCTGACTTGGAACTGTGGCATGTATTGATAGAAG GACAGCAAGTGAAAGTCACACTAAATGATATCAACTCGGAGCTCCCCAAAGTTACTCGGATCACAGTAGAAGAAGAGGACTGTGATTCTGACCCAGATGCCACAACCCTCAACATCCAGCAGTGGTGCTCAAGCAATTGTGTCCCAGAGGAAGCTACAGTGAAACTG